One Vespa crabro chromosome 9, iyVesCrab1.2, whole genome shotgun sequence genomic region harbors:
- the LOC124426659 gene encoding intraflagellar transport protein 140 homolog isoform X2, whose protein sequence is MSLYFDTRVQNPETASISTHATWHPNYPLLAVAAYSQDKGGFVTVYDDQGEPLQDVESSRHSVAQVTALGWHPDRRWLAAGWENGELRIWPGDTGSTEFNVIITPHHDPITILQWSPHGSRLVSADAAGSIIAWKIDSRGQLLMVFHHELKGSFIHIAFIPMKPSMDYNDLAKAAVAGDERALDLFSYWRPRTAAPTSITTRKDNHVFYIGTSNGVIYFIDAQGQCMEVLNTDGVTLHFLLHHQIRDSIIIMTEGLNIGYYQTDPITGQLTEITKVKLSGRSDIPRTGPAICWVGGNTLAVLTGELGVRCWDLHTGDTYVLSPPESLTGNLATPQEICTSLSFCKNNDTLAAGTNLGTIYLWKGKVVNDSDENRWPSIPESCTIHGTVKQLMWGATLLRNPLLAVNCITNVFILHQQSMCAAYNDGVCASQLSPTQILLEVDGKVHTLKTDIQVQIIAVNKEYAAVSSSRQVVVYKINKDNMLSANIIGSFACDTEKILIYEHTLIILTPFVIQLRSTEGTVIQTLPTMPEEGEPITMDLTGRYLTVASLNGILKIWDLSKREIELHTRAMATYEAINDFAEIIEAKCNSDCRCVSITVAMTNLMPSSILYVWDIESDQMHEFDFARSDDTIDDESALAMKCRGRLVTAHCWDFEDPRLLVCRAQKLETRESKTSSKSTKIDDEIFIIFRPL, encoded by the exons ATGTCTTTATATTTTGATACACGAGTGCAAAATCCAGAAACTGCTTCAATAAGTACTCATGCAACATGGCATCCTAATTATCCGCTGTTAGCTGTAGCAGCATATTCCCAAGACAAGGGAGGATTTGTAACAGTTTATGACGATCAAGGAGAGCCTTTACAAGATGTGGAATCTTCAAGACATTCTGTAGCTCAGGTAACTGCTCTTGGTTGGCATCCTGATAGAAGATGGCTAGCTGCAGGATGGGAAAATGGAGAGCTACgg atttGGCCAGGTGATACAGGTAGCACTGAATTTAATGTGATAATAACACCTCATCATGATCCTATAACTATTTTACAATGGAGTCCACATGGAAGTCGATTGGTATCAGCTGATGCTGCTGGTTCTATAATAGCTTGGAAAATTGATTCTAGGGGTCAATTGCTTATGGTTTTTCATCATGAATTAAAAGGATCTTTCATACATATTGCATTTATTCCAATGAAACCAAGCATGGATTATAa tgATTTGGCAAAAGCTGCAGTAGCTGGAGATGAAAGAGCATTAGATCTATTCAGCTATTGGCGTCCCAGAACTGCCGCACCAACATCTATTACAACTCGGAAAGATAATCatgttttttatattggaactTCAAATGgagttatatattttattgatgcTCAAGGGCAATGCATGGAAGTTCTCAATACAGATGGTGTTACACTACACTTTTTATTGCATCATCAAATAAGAGATTCTATCATAATTATGACAGAAGGTTTAAATATTGGATACTATCAAACAGATCCAATTACTGGGCAATTAACAGAAATAACTAAG GTGAAACTTAGTGGTCGAAGTGATATACCTCGTACTGGTCCTGCTATATGTTGGGTTGGTGGTAATACATTAGCTGTTTTAACTGGAGAACTGGGAGTTCGTTGTTGGGATCTTCATACTGGAGACACATATGTTCTGTCACCTCCTGAATCATTGACTGGTAATCTTGCCACACCTCAGGAAATCTGTACAAGTTTATCTTTTTGCAAAAATAATG ATACATTAGCTGCTGGGACGAACTTAGGTACAATTTATTTATGGAAAGGAAAAGTTGTAAATGACTCTGATGAAAATCGTTGGCCTAGTATTCCAGAGTCATGTACAATTCATGGTACTGTCAAACAATTGATGTGGGGTGCAACCTTATTAAGAAATCCCCTTCTAGCGGTTAACTGTATTacgaatgtttttattttgcatcAACAATCAATGTGTGCTGCATACAATGACGGGGTGTGTGCAAGCCAACTTAGTCCAACACAAATTTTACTGGAGGTAGACGGAAAAGTGCATACACTCAAAACCGACATTCAAGTACAGATTATTGCtgtgaataaagaatatgcaGCTGTTTCATCTAGTAGACAAGTCGTAgtttataagattaataaggataatatgtTAAGTGCAAATATTATAGGAAGTTTTGCTTGTGATACTGAAAAGATATTGATTTATGAACATACATTGATTATCTTGACGCCATTCGTTATTCAATTGCGCTCAACAGAAGGTACCGTTATACAAACATTACCTACAATGCCGGAGGAAGGAGAACCAATTACTATGGACCTTACGGGTCGATATTTGACAGTCGCTTCATTAAATGGTATCTTAAAAATTTGGGATTTAAGTAAAAGGGAAATCGAACTACATACTAGGGCTATGGCAACATACGAAGCTATTAATGACTTTGCTGAAATTATTGAAGCCAAATGTAATTCCGATTGTCGATGTGTGTCTATTACTGTTGCTATGACCAATCTAATGCCTAGTTCAATTCTTTATGTATGGGACATAGAAAGTGATCAAATGCATGAATTTGATTTTGCCAGGTCAGATGATACGATCGATGATGAATCTGCACT AGCTATGAAATGTAGAGGTAGATTGGTTACCGCTCATTGCTGGGATTTTGAAGACCCCAGGCTCTTAGTTTGTCGTGCACAAAAATTGGAAACAAGAGAATCTAAAACATCATCAAAGTCAACCAAAATTGATGACGAA attttcataatttttaggCCGCTGTaa
- the LOC124426659 gene encoding intraflagellar transport protein 140 homolog isoform X1, whose protein sequence is MSLYFDTRVQNPETASISTHATWHPNYPLLAVAAYSQDKGGFVTVYDDQGEPLQDVESSRHSVAQVTALGWHPDRRWLAAGWENGELRIWPGDTGSTEFNVIITPHHDPITILQWSPHGSRLVSADAAGSIIAWKIDSRGQLLMVFHHELKGSFIHIAFIPMKPSMDYNDLAKAAVAGDERALDLFSYWRPRTAAPTSITTRKDNHVFYIGTSNGVIYFIDAQGQCMEVLNTDGVTLHFLLHHQIRDSIIIMTEGLNIGYYQTDPITGQLTEITKVKLSGRSDIPRTGPAICWVGGNTLAVLTGELGVRCWDLHTGDTYVLSPPESLTGNLATPQEICTSLSFCKNNDTLAAGTNLGTIYLWKGKVVNDSDENRWPSIPESCTIHGTVKQLMWGATLLRNPLLAVNCITNVFILHQQSMCAAYNDGVCASQLSPTQILLEVDGKVHTLKTDIQVQIIAVNKEYAAVSSSRQVVVYKINKDNMLSANIIGSFACDTEKILIYEHTLIILTPFVIQLRSTEGTVIQTLPTMPEEGEPITMDLTGRYLTVASLNGILKIWDLSKREIELHTRAMATYEAINDFAEIIEAKCNSDCRCVSITVAMTNLMPSSILYVWDIESDQMHEFDFARSDDTIDDESALAMKCRGRLVTAHCWDFEDPRLLVCRAQKLETRESKTSSKSTKIDDEAAVIFVSLFATSDYGIAIQDVKSIEDENCRLLGVQSPHIIILNSEQVLGKDSKIMRLLMRDFEELEDCDPVTKKAVLDFSFHISVANMDEAFKAIKTIKNEVVWKSLARMCVKTKQLNMALLCLGHMKQAKAAKALKQAMQDDSLNLETKVGILAVELGLYSDAERLFREAKRLDLLGKLLEARNKFKEAIELASNENKIREKTSYYNYAKVLEWEGKVVEAIDMYTKADCHRSEVPRMLLSRPRELAGYLNNCDDPQIKNWHAQYIESTGDMEGALRLYEQANDTLSMTRLLCYFNREDEVCDLVLRTNHAASAYHLAAHYESKNNVSQSIHFYTIAKAYTNAIRLCKEHHMSEELWPLAVLASRQSQIEVAKYYEENEQLDRAVLLYHKAGLLHKALDIAFRTQQYSALQLITMDVNADSDPVLIEKCAEYFVQNDQIDKAVDLFAIGKKYMEALELMQKHNVTLTEDLAEKMTTEKVENDAEHEKRRINTLEKIGEIAFDQGNYHLATKKFTQAGNKLRAMKALLKSGDTEKICFFAQVSRQREIYIMAGNYLQSLDWQNQPEILKNIINFYSKGKAMDLLANFYVACAQVEIDEFQNYEKALDALNQASRCLAKVMAPRDPDLHKRATDLVNNRMAAIRRYIDIKRLFDRGETETAISQVQQLLDSQGSDLEQSVRRGDLFATITQHYANMGDTEKARASVEELKRLVPGINLSYYYNVNLLEALGYKPSIQYQESSDKDDDIEELLGE, encoded by the exons ATGTCTTTATATTTTGATACACGAGTGCAAAATCCAGAAACTGCTTCAATAAGTACTCATGCAACATGGCATCCTAATTATCCGCTGTTAGCTGTAGCAGCATATTCCCAAGACAAGGGAGGATTTGTAACAGTTTATGACGATCAAGGAGAGCCTTTACAAGATGTGGAATCTTCAAGACATTCTGTAGCTCAGGTAACTGCTCTTGGTTGGCATCCTGATAGAAGATGGCTAGCTGCAGGATGGGAAAATGGAGAGCTACgg atttGGCCAGGTGATACAGGTAGCACTGAATTTAATGTGATAATAACACCTCATCATGATCCTATAACTATTTTACAATGGAGTCCACATGGAAGTCGATTGGTATCAGCTGATGCTGCTGGTTCTATAATAGCTTGGAAAATTGATTCTAGGGGTCAATTGCTTATGGTTTTTCATCATGAATTAAAAGGATCTTTCATACATATTGCATTTATTCCAATGAAACCAAGCATGGATTATAa tgATTTGGCAAAAGCTGCAGTAGCTGGAGATGAAAGAGCATTAGATCTATTCAGCTATTGGCGTCCCAGAACTGCCGCACCAACATCTATTACAACTCGGAAAGATAATCatgttttttatattggaactTCAAATGgagttatatattttattgatgcTCAAGGGCAATGCATGGAAGTTCTCAATACAGATGGTGTTACACTACACTTTTTATTGCATCATCAAATAAGAGATTCTATCATAATTATGACAGAAGGTTTAAATATTGGATACTATCAAACAGATCCAATTACTGGGCAATTAACAGAAATAACTAAG GTGAAACTTAGTGGTCGAAGTGATATACCTCGTACTGGTCCTGCTATATGTTGGGTTGGTGGTAATACATTAGCTGTTTTAACTGGAGAACTGGGAGTTCGTTGTTGGGATCTTCATACTGGAGACACATATGTTCTGTCACCTCCTGAATCATTGACTGGTAATCTTGCCACACCTCAGGAAATCTGTACAAGTTTATCTTTTTGCAAAAATAATG ATACATTAGCTGCTGGGACGAACTTAGGTACAATTTATTTATGGAAAGGAAAAGTTGTAAATGACTCTGATGAAAATCGTTGGCCTAGTATTCCAGAGTCATGTACAATTCATGGTACTGTCAAACAATTGATGTGGGGTGCAACCTTATTAAGAAATCCCCTTCTAGCGGTTAACTGTATTacgaatgtttttattttgcatcAACAATCAATGTGTGCTGCATACAATGACGGGGTGTGTGCAAGCCAACTTAGTCCAACACAAATTTTACTGGAGGTAGACGGAAAAGTGCATACACTCAAAACCGACATTCAAGTACAGATTATTGCtgtgaataaagaatatgcaGCTGTTTCATCTAGTAGACAAGTCGTAgtttataagattaataaggataatatgtTAAGTGCAAATATTATAGGAAGTTTTGCTTGTGATACTGAAAAGATATTGATTTATGAACATACATTGATTATCTTGACGCCATTCGTTATTCAATTGCGCTCAACAGAAGGTACCGTTATACAAACATTACCTACAATGCCGGAGGAAGGAGAACCAATTACTATGGACCTTACGGGTCGATATTTGACAGTCGCTTCATTAAATGGTATCTTAAAAATTTGGGATTTAAGTAAAAGGGAAATCGAACTACATACTAGGGCTATGGCAACATACGAAGCTATTAATGACTTTGCTGAAATTATTGAAGCCAAATGTAATTCCGATTGTCGATGTGTGTCTATTACTGTTGCTATGACCAATCTAATGCCTAGTTCAATTCTTTATGTATGGGACATAGAAAGTGATCAAATGCATGAATTTGATTTTGCCAGGTCAGATGATACGATCGATGATGAATCTGCACT AGCTATGAAATGTAGAGGTAGATTGGTTACCGCTCATTGCTGGGATTTTGAAGACCCCAGGCTCTTAGTTTGTCGTGCACAAAAATTGGAAACAAGAGAATCTAAAACATCATCAAAGTCAACCAAAATTGATGACGAA gCCGCTGTaatatttgtttcattatttgcTACTTCTGATTACGGAATTGCTATTCAAGACGTAAAATCAATAGAAGACGAGAACTGCAGATTATTGGGGGTACAATCGCcccatataataattttaaattctgAACAAGTACTTGGAAAGGATAGTAAAATTATGCGATTACTTATGAGAGACTTCGAAGAGCTTGAAGATTGCGATCCCGTTACTAAAAAAGCTGTTCTAGATTTTAGTTTTCATATTAGTGTGGCTAATATGGATGAAGCTTTTAAAGCTATAAAAACTATTAAAAACGAAGTTGTTTGGAAAAGTTTAGCAAGAATGTGTGTAAAGACTAAACAATTGAATATGGCTCTTCTATGTTTGGGCCATATGAAACAAGCTAAGGCAGCAAAGGCATTGAAACAAGCAATGCAGGATGACAGTTTAAATTTAGAGACTAAAGTTGGTATATTAGCGGTCGAACTTGGATTGTAT AGCGATGCTGAACGTCTTTTTCGCGAAGCAAAAAGACTCGATCTATTGGGTAAACTTTTGGAAGCtcgtaataaatttaaagaagCCATAGAATTAGCATCgaacgaaaacaaaataagGGAAAAGacaagttattataattatgcgAAGGTTCTTGAATGGGAAGGAAAAGTTGTGGAGGCTATCGATATGTATACAAAAGCTGATTGTCATAGATCTGAAGTGCCAAGAATGTTACTTTCAAGACCGAGAGAACTTGCAGGTTATCTAAATAACTGCGACGACCC TCAGATAAAAAATTGGCATGCTCAGTACATAGAATCGACTGGAGATATGGAAGGAGCTTTACGTTTATATGAGCAAGCTAATGATACGTTGTCCATGACAAGATTATTGTGTTATTTCAATAGAGAAGATGAAGTATGCGATCTTGTATTAAGAACGAACCATGCTGCATCTGCATATCATTTAGCTGCACATTATGaatctaaaaataatgtatCGCAATCTATCCATTTTTATACGATAGCAAAGGCATATACAAACGCAATTCGTTTATGCAAG GAACATCACATGTCTGAAGAATTGTGGCCTTTGGCAGTTTTAGCATCCAGGCAATCGCAAATAGAAGTTGCGAAATattacgaagaaaatgaacaaTTGGATAGAGCTGTTCTGCTTTATCATAAAGCTGGTTTATTACACAAAGCTTTGGATATAGCTTTTAGGACACAACAATATAGTGCTTTACAGCTTATTACTATGGACGTTAATGCCGATTCCGATCCTGTCCTTATCGAGAAGTGTGCAGAGTATTTTGTACAAAACGATCAAATAGATAAAGCTGTTGATTTATTTGCTATTGGTAAAAAGTACATGGAGGCATTAGAATTAATGCAAAAGCATAATGTAACGTTAACCGAAGATCTTGCAGAAAAGATGACAACAGAAAAAGTAGAGAATGATGCAGAACACGAGAAGAGAAGGATTAATACATTAGAAAAAATTGGTGAAATAGCATTTGATCAAGGAAATTATCATTTAGCTACTAAAAAGTTCACACAAGCTGGAAACAAGTTAAGAGCCATGAAAGCTTTACTTAAATCTGGCGATACGGaaaagatttgtttttttgcACAGGTTTcaagacaaagagaaatttatataatggCAGGGAATTATTTGCAATCATTGGATTGGCAAAATCAACCTGAGATTCTGAagaatatcattaatttttattcgaagggCAAAGCAATGGATTTGTTAGCTAATTTCTATGTGGCCTGTGCTCAAGTGGAAATCGACGAATTTCAAAACTATGAAAAAGCTTTAGATGCATTAAATCAAGCAAGTAGATGTCTTGCTAAAGTAATGGCACCCAGAGATCCTGATCTTCATAAAAGAGCTACCGACTTAGTCAATAATAGAATGGCAGCGATAAGACGTTACATAGATATTAaaag aTTATTCGACAGAGGCGAAACGGAAACAGCGATATCGCAAGTTCAACAATTACTTGACTCTCAAGGTTCCGATTTAGAACAATCTGTACGTCGTGGCGATTTGTTTGCTACTATTACTCAACATTATGCGAACATGGGAGATACAGAAAAAGCTCGAGCTAGTGTTGAAGAATTAAAACGTTTGGTACCCGGCATAAATctcagttattattataacgttaatttgtTAGAAGCATTGGGATATAAACCGTCGATTCAATATCAGGAAAGTTCTGATAAAGACGATGATATTGAGGAACTTTTAGGCGAATGA